TCTTGTCCCGGGTGCGGCCTTCCGGCTTGCCCCAGGGGGTGACCGGGTGACGACCACCGGAGGTCTTGCCCTCGCCACCACCGTGCGGGTGGTCGATCGGGTTCATGGCCACACCGCGGACGGTCGGGCGGATGCCCTTCCAACGCATGCGCCCGGCCTTGCCCCAGTTGATGTTCGACTGCTCGGCGTTGCCGACCTCGCCCACGGTTGCGCGGCAGCGCACGTCCACGTTGCGGATCTCCCCCGAGGGCATCCGCAGCTGCGCATACGGGCCGTCCTTGGCCACCAGCTGGACCCCGGTACCGGCGGACCGGGCGATCTTCGCGCCCCCGCCCGGCCGCAGCTCGATGGCGTGGACCATGGTGCCGACTGGGATGTTGCGCAGCGGCAGGTTGTTGCCCGGCTTGATGTCCGCCGAGGGACCGTTCTCGATCAGGTCGCCCTGCTTGAGCTTGCTCGGCGCGATGATGTAGCGCTTCTCGCCGTCCGCGTAGTGCAGCAGCGCGATGCGAGCCGTCCGGTTGGGGTCGTACTCGATGTGCGCGACCTTCGCCGGCACGCCGTCCTTGTC
This DNA window, taken from Actinomycetes bacterium, encodes the following:
- the rplB gene encoding 50S ribosomal protein L2, which encodes MGIRKYKPTTPGRRGSSVADFVEVTRTEPEKSLTRPLTSKGGRNNHGRVTTRHQGGGHKRAYRVIDFRRHDKDGVPAKVAHIEYDPNRTARIALLHYADGEKRYIIAPSKLKQGDLIENGPSADIKPGNNLPLRNIPVGTMVHAIELRPGGGAKIARSAGTGVQLVAKDGPYAQLRMPSGEIRNVDVRCRATVGEVGNAEQSNINWGKAGRMRWKGIRPTVRGVAMNPIDHPHGGGEGKTSGGRHPVTPWGKPEGRTRDK